From Corynebacterium pseudotuberculosis:
AGGGAGGCACAATGATCCGCGTCATGCTTATCGACGACCACCCCGTCGTGCGAGCAGGGTTGCGCACAATCCTCGATAGCTTTGAAGACATTTCCGTTGTTGCGGAAGCCAGCAACGGCGCCAACGTTAACACCGAAGGAATTGACGTTGTTGTCACAGACATCCAAATGCCAGGAACCGACGGTATCACTCTTACTCGCGCACTAGCCTCCGCTGGCGGCCCTCCTGTACTCATCTTGACTACCTATGACACAGAAGCCGACATCCTCGCAGCTGTGGAGGCTGGAGCCATGGGGTACCTCTTAAAAGATGCGCCCGAAGCAGCTCTTCATGATGCAGTGGTGGCAACATTCGAAGGCCGGCGCACACTAGCCCCAGAGGTGGCTAACGCACTCATGCAGCGGGTGAGTAAGCCGCGACAGGCCTTATCTACGCGAGAAATAGAGATCCTTCAAAACTTAGAGCAAGGCCTGTCTAATCGTCAGCTAGCAGCAAAACTCTTTATCTCTGAAGCAACGGTAAAGACCCACCTGGTACACATCTACTCAAAACTAGGCGTGGATAATCGAACCGCCGCCATCACCGCAGCCCGGCAGCAACGCCTTATTTAGGCCGCGCTGTTTCTCCACCAGCGACGGGGATAAAAGATACCGACAAAAAAGCGGGGTGCCGTGAAATATCACGGCACCCCAACAACTCATGTCTTAGAGTTGTTCTGCGTTTTTCATTCGACGATAACCAATCGCCGCAAATCCAACGCCAACAAAGAGCATTGCCAAGGCAAGAGCCACCTCAGGAGAGGCACCCGTGTTTGCCAACAAGCTCTTCACGCCTTTCTTAGGGGCATTGTCGTTTTTGGTCAGAGCAACTGTTTTAGAACCTTGCTTACCTTTAGCTGCTGCAGTAACCCCTTGTGCACCCTGGGAGCTAGTGCCGGAAGTAGCTCGAGCAGCTTCCCCGGTTCCTACCTCAAAGACGATCGTCTCCCAGTTTGTTGCAGTTTCACCGCCGGCCACCAAACCGATGTTGATCTGCTTGCCATCAGAAGTCATGGCTTGTGTGGATGTACCCGAGTCCTGAGCCACTGCTCGCATCTTAATTTTGTATGTACCTGGCTTAGTAAAGAACCAGTCAGCGTGCTCATGGAATGGTTCGCCCTTATCTATCACTGACTTGCCGCTGGAATCCGCAAGCTTGATCAGATCATTGGACAGGCTCGGTAGATGCCCAGCCCACCACTTTGCGCCATCCGGCATGGATTCCGGCTCAATTTCAATGCTCATTCCCTTAGGGAACTTATTGCGCACTTTGTTGGTATCAAACCCCGGCCACACCGCGTTATGATCCTGGGTGTTGGGCAGATAGTAAACGTGATCGCCCTTCTTTCCTAGGAATGCGGTGTCATCATTCTCGGGAATACCACGGTTGCCTTTCTCTCCGATGGTAAAGCGTCGATTCTCTCCAACAACTAACGCAACCTTATCGGGATGAGCAAGATTGTGACCATCATCAGAAACCGCATCATGCTCACGCTTTACGTCAACGCCGACGTAGAAGCCCAGCTTTCCGTCCACAAACGCCGGGCCGAAGTCTAGGTGGCCGTCGACAAGCTCACGACGCCCATCGTTTCGGTCCTCTTTAGCCGTGGGTTTAGCAGTAGGACGCTCTGGGGAATCCTTCTTAGTGGGGGCACTGGTTGAGTTGCCATCCTTATTTGGATTGCTTGGTTTCTGCGCTTTAGAACCTTGGGAATTACCGGCAACGGAATTCGAATCACGCACGTCAAAGGTAAGAGTTGCAGGCTTGCTGAGTTCATCCCACGTATCTTTGACCACTACCTCCATCGTGTACTTGCCCGGCTTGGTAAATACCCAGTTGAGATGACGATGCGTCGATCCCTCGGCTTTATACACGTGTTCTCCGGAAGAGTCCCCGATCCGGTTCTCAGATGAGCCAGCATCACCACTATATGCGACCCACTTTCCGCCTTCAGGCGTGTGCTTCGGCGTTATGGTGAACTCATAATTATCCTCAGTCTCAGCATAGATCTCCTCGGTGCTAAAGCCCAGCCA
This genomic window contains:
- the chrA gene encoding heme-responsive two-component system response regulator ChrA (involved in regulating genes involved in heme utilization and export); amino-acid sequence: MIRVMLIDDHPVVRAGLRTILDSFEDISVVAEASNGANVNTEGIDVVVTDIQMPGTDGITLTRALASAGGPPVLILTTYDTEADILAAVEAGAMGYLLKDAPEAALHDAVVATFEGRRTLAPEVANALMQRVSKPRQALSTREIEILQNLEQGLSNRQLAAKLFISEATVKTHLVHIYSKLGVDNRTAAITAARQQRLI